From a region of the Candidatus Acidiferrales bacterium genome:
- a CDS encoding tetratricopeptide repeat protein, translating to MSQDVTKYLERARKHLEKNKLQDAIADYQAALEAFPNHPEATQMLADLYVRSGDLVQAAYYYGLQFDRLAESGDMVRATAIFTRHLKSYPQPGHRLVRYAFLLQKQNRTTEAIECYVAAAQKFGDQNDWKSQFECLQRVAHLDPENADRQTQLANLAEKLGNAETAGRAYLRGGQLAQAAGEYDRALELFSHAHRITPGDRSVTLLFADARLHRGDAAGAVALLQPFAPADPADTAFLTTFGEALLLTNQLDSARDVLFALCKQKPEGFDMLFQLAERYIEAGKEEQAVSVLDQAKEWMLAIRNESIFATRLDMIVEAHPKCLPLIQFWAKVYDQLNREVKYFDALVRLFDVSLACNKIDAACDALDRLVEIDPYDYRIHERISKLEGKASPAFLRNISVRAAKASGGPQGTQATGGTGLGLGDSVRAQASEEESAGEKVQRAIDDLIVQAEIFLQYSLQSKAVERLERIAELYPGQEEKNDRLRLLYERANWWPKGSTARTQASAAAPTQGAVLPISAVSAAAAADTHRDLAEIAEITRLMYREVTPREVLGTAVREIGKYLNVRRCIAVVGAPGKAAPIVSEFSPSGLKAAAAAAVAKVAARLAKASPDAVGGISMTVSEFSEMRALEVETILGVPLTDKDTQSAAGVLFLGDTVSRQWKPNESFFLQAIGDQIMISVNHTRLRSLVRTLAVADEKTGLLGRGAYIDCLLAESKRSRMQGTPLTLIILQMDHGPELLRQEGDGVLEAYLNQLARSLEPSIRQGDLAVKYTTWSLAFVLPDTPRENAEALAAKLRLAAAQVQPNWASSPITFSAVVADAAARASDENEDRVTEWINRAESGLDETRHRGGNTLVTLAAPQPA from the coding sequence ATGAGCCAAGACGTCACCAAATATCTCGAGAGGGCCCGCAAACACCTGGAGAAGAACAAGCTTCAGGACGCCATCGCTGATTACCAGGCGGCGCTCGAAGCGTTCCCGAATCACCCCGAAGCGACACAAATGCTTGCAGACCTTTACGTTCGCAGCGGAGATTTGGTCCAGGCGGCCTATTATTACGGATTGCAGTTTGATCGCTTGGCGGAGTCTGGAGATATGGTCCGCGCCACGGCGATTTTCACCCGCCACTTAAAATCGTATCCGCAGCCGGGGCACAGGCTCGTCCGTTACGCATTCCTGCTCCAGAAGCAGAATCGCACCACTGAAGCGATCGAATGCTATGTCGCGGCCGCGCAGAAGTTTGGCGATCAAAACGATTGGAAATCACAATTCGAATGTCTGCAGCGCGTCGCTCATCTCGATCCGGAAAATGCGGACCGCCAGACGCAACTGGCAAATCTGGCGGAGAAATTGGGCAATGCGGAGACCGCCGGTCGCGCCTATCTCAGGGGCGGTCAGCTTGCGCAGGCAGCTGGAGAATACGATCGCGCGCTCGAACTTTTCTCCCATGCTCATCGCATTACTCCAGGCGATCGCAGTGTAACTTTGCTTTTTGCTGATGCGCGCCTGCATCGTGGCGATGCTGCGGGTGCTGTTGCTTTGCTCCAGCCATTTGCTCCCGCAGATCCGGCGGACACAGCCTTCTTAACAACATTTGGCGAAGCTTTGCTGCTGACGAATCAACTGGATTCGGCGCGGGATGTTCTGTTCGCGTTGTGCAAGCAGAAGCCCGAGGGCTTTGACATGCTTTTCCAGCTCGCGGAGCGTTACATCGAAGCAGGCAAAGAAGAGCAGGCCGTGTCCGTCCTGGATCAAGCCAAAGAGTGGATGCTTGCCATTCGTAACGAATCGATTTTCGCGACGCGCCTCGACATGATTGTCGAAGCTCATCCCAAATGTCTTCCGCTGATTCAGTTTTGGGCCAAGGTCTATGATCAGCTCAATCGCGAAGTGAAATATTTCGACGCGCTTGTCCGCCTCTTTGATGTTTCCTTGGCATGCAACAAGATTGACGCGGCCTGTGACGCGCTGGACCGCTTGGTGGAAATTGATCCCTACGATTACCGCATTCATGAACGCATTTCGAAACTTGAGGGCAAGGCCAGCCCTGCATTTCTGCGCAACATAAGTGTTCGAGCGGCCAAAGCCTCCGGAGGCCCACAGGGAACGCAGGCCACGGGCGGTACCGGCCTCGGCCTCGGCGATTCCGTGCGTGCACAGGCCTCGGAGGAAGAGAGTGCAGGAGAAAAGGTACAGCGCGCGATTGACGATCTGATCGTGCAGGCTGAGATCTTCCTGCAGTATTCCTTGCAGAGCAAAGCCGTGGAGCGCCTCGAGCGCATCGCCGAATTGTATCCGGGGCAGGAAGAAAAGAATGACCGCCTGCGGCTGCTCTACGAACGCGCGAATTGGTGGCCCAAGGGTTCGACAGCCCGTACGCAAGCTTCGGCGGCGGCCCCCACTCAGGGAGCTGTTCTGCCAATCTCTGCCGTAAGCGCCGCGGCGGCAGCCGACACGCATCGCGATTTGGCGGAAATCGCGGAAATTACTCGTCTGATGTATCGCGAAGTCACGCCACGCGAAGTTTTGGGCACCGCCGTGCGCGAGATCGGCAAGTATCTCAACGTTCGCCGTTGCATCGCCGTGGTCGGCGCTCCCGGCAAGGCTGCTCCAATCGTTTCGGAATTCTCACCCAGCGGACTGAAAGCGGCTGCTGCCGCGGCCGTAGCGAAAGTCGCTGCGCGTCTTGCCAAGGCGTCGCCCGACGCGGTTGGCGGAATTTCCATGACCGTGTCGGAGTTCTCCGAAATGCGCGCCCTCGAAGTGGAAACGATTCTCGGCGTGCCTCTCACGGACAAGGACACGCAGTCGGCTGCCGGCGTGCTCTTTCTCGGGGATACGGTTTCGCGGCAGTGGAAGCCCAATGAGAGCTTTTTCCTTCAAGCCATCGGCGACCAGATAATGATCTCCGTGAATCACACGCGGCTGCGTTCGCTGGTCCGCACGCTCGCCGTTGCCGACGAGAAAACCGGCCTGCTGGGGCGCGGCGCTTACATCGATTGTTTGCTTGCCGAGTCCAAACGCTCGCGCATGCAAGGCACGCCCCTGACGCTCATCATTTTGCAAATGGATCACGGACCGGAACTCCTGCGCCAGGAAGGCGACGGGGTCCTCGAAGCTTATTTGAACCAGCTCGCGCGATCGCTTGAGCCTTCTATTCGCCAGGGAGACCTTGCCGTGAAATATACGACCTGGTCGCTCGCTTTTGTGCTTCCAGACACGCCACGCGAGAATGCCGAGGCGCTGGCGGCGAAGCTGCGCCTTGCGGCGGCTCAGGTTCAGCCGAACTGGGCCAGTTCTCCAATCACGTTTAGCGCCGTTGTGGCCGATGCCGCTGCGCGGGCATCCGATGAAAATGAGGACCGGGTCACAGAGTGGATCAACCGCGCGGAGTCCGGATTGGATGAAACCCGTCATCGTGGCGGCAATACACTGGTAACTCTGGCTGCGCCGCAGCCGGCATAG